The proteins below come from a single Marinobacter bohaiensis genomic window:
- the flgA gene encoding flagellar basal body P-ring formation chaperone FlgA has product MRVYILSLLLGLTVVSQAAAVEKTTPRMIRDAAHEFLKQFVREQQAEGREVSYSLGNLDSRLNLAACLDGPTVDFSSNPMQTTQPTLEVSCQGQRPWRMYLSVSMEIRGQALVAARALSRGARVTESMIRSQAVVINASRRGAITDSQSLVGMEIRRSVSSGTLFTPDIVTQPDAVARGDHVIIIARSGPIAVQSRGKALGNGRVGEQVLVQNLRSEKTLRALVTSPGHVEVPM; this is encoded by the coding sequence ATGCGCGTATACATTTTGTCTCTGCTGCTGGGCCTGACGGTCGTGTCCCAGGCGGCGGCCGTCGAAAAAACGACGCCCCGGATGATACGGGATGCCGCCCACGAGTTTCTGAAGCAGTTCGTCCGCGAGCAGCAGGCCGAAGGCCGCGAGGTCAGTTACAGTCTGGGCAACCTGGACTCCCGACTCAACCTTGCCGCCTGCCTGGATGGGCCGACGGTGGATTTCTCCAGCAATCCCATGCAGACCACCCAGCCCACCCTGGAGGTCTCCTGCCAGGGCCAGCGCCCCTGGCGCATGTACCTGTCGGTGTCCATGGAAATCCGCGGTCAGGCCCTGGTGGCGGCGCGTGCACTGAGCCGTGGCGCCCGGGTCACCGAGAGCATGATCCGCTCCCAGGCGGTGGTCATCAATGCCTCGCGGCGCGGCGCCATTACCGACAGCCAATCCCTCGTGGGCATGGAAATCCGTCGCTCGGTCAGTTCCGGCACCCTGTTCACGCCGGATATCGTGACCCAGCCGGATGCCGTGGCCCGGGGCGACCATGTTATTATTATCGCCCGCAGCGGACCGATCGCCGTCCAGTCCCGCGGCAAGGCCCTGGGTAATGGGCGCGTAGGCGAGCAGGTCCTGGTACAGAACCTGCGTTCAGAAAAGACACTGCGGGCGCTGGTCACCAGCCCCGGGCACGTCGAAGTCCCGATGTAG
- a CDS encoding chemotaxis protein CheV has translation MAGVLDSVNQRTQLVGQNRLELLLFRLRGRQVYGINVFKVKEVLQCPRLSSIPRSRSVVRGVSHIRGETIPIIDLGLAIGMPELPASDLAESFVIISEYNRRTQGFLVGGVDRIVNLNWEEVSPPPKGAGREVYLTAVARIDDQLIEIIDVEKILAEVSPLSEDVGEEMIGRGASSDRSSTRPVLVVDDSSVARRQVERCLTAIGLQVVVRNDGKQALEYLRELTADGSDVSDHLSLIISDVEMPEMDGYTLVSRCKENPQLSSVYIMLHTSLSGVFNKAMVQKVGADDFMAKFSPDELAERVMEVMDKL, from the coding sequence ATGGCCGGTGTATTGGACAGTGTTAATCAACGCACGCAGCTGGTGGGGCAAAACCGCCTTGAACTGCTGCTGTTCCGGTTGCGGGGGCGTCAGGTGTACGGCATCAACGTCTTCAAGGTGAAGGAGGTCCTGCAGTGTCCCAGGCTTTCCTCCATTCCCAGGAGCCGTTCGGTCGTACGTGGCGTGTCCCACATCCGTGGCGAAACCATTCCCATCATCGATCTCGGCCTGGCCATCGGCATGCCGGAGCTGCCGGCGTCGGATCTGGCGGAGAGTTTCGTGATCATTTCCGAGTACAACCGGCGCACCCAGGGTTTCCTGGTGGGTGGCGTGGACCGGATCGTCAACCTGAACTGGGAAGAGGTCTCGCCGCCGCCGAAAGGCGCCGGACGGGAGGTTTACCTCACGGCGGTCGCCCGCATCGACGATCAGCTGATTGAGATCATTGATGTTGAGAAGATCCTGGCCGAGGTATCGCCGCTGTCGGAAGACGTGGGCGAAGAGATGATTGGCCGGGGAGCGAGCAGCGACCGTTCCAGCACGCGTCCGGTGCTGGTGGTGGATGACTCAAGCGTCGCCCGGCGTCAGGTCGAGCGCTGCCTGACGGCGATTGGCCTGCAGGTGGTCGTACGTAATGACGGCAAGCAGGCGCTGGAATACTTGCGCGAACTGACCGCCGATGGTTCGGATGTTTCCGATCATCTGTCGCTGATCATTTCCGATGTGGAAATGCCGGAAATGGACGGTTACACCCTCGTGTCCCGCTGCAAGGAAAACCCGCAGCTGAGTTCCGTCTATATCATGCTTCACACCTCGCTGAGTGGCGTCTTCAACAAGGCCATGGTCCAGAAGGTGGGGGCAGACGACTTTATGGCCAAGTTCAGTCCCGACGAACTGGCTGAGCGCGTTATGGAAGTCATGGACAAGCTGTAA
- a CDS encoding 5-oxoprolinase subunit C family protein yields the protein MSGLRILSAGLRSTLQDLGRTGSQHLGLAPGGAADLHAFRWANKLLENDPNGACIETLMGQFQAEARSAMTLAVTGADTELTINGRRAGLWRTHNLKPGDRLALGATRSGLLNYVAVKGGWQGERFCNSRSMTPREQLPGFTQLESDQEIPCADGATAAAHQTPAGFIPDYAEPLTLRVIPGYQYARFSLSARHTLATRAYDITQQIDRMGYRLAGPALEVPDIKLLSEGISLGAIQVPADGQPIVLLNDRQTMGGYPKIGTVAALDCSRLCQRGPGAAVRFQFAELANVQCDRALFEAFFERTEWVGVDRLRWP from the coding sequence ATGAGCGGTCTGCGCATCCTGTCCGCCGGACTCAGAAGCACGCTGCAGGACCTGGGCCGCACCGGCAGCCAGCACCTCGGCCTCGCCCCCGGCGGGGCCGCGGACCTGCACGCGTTTCGCTGGGCCAACAAGCTGCTGGAGAACGATCCGAACGGCGCCTGCATCGAGACGCTGATGGGCCAGTTCCAGGCCGAAGCCCGGAGCGCCATGACCCTTGCCGTTACCGGCGCCGACACCGAACTGACGATCAACGGCCGCCGCGCCGGTCTGTGGCGAACCCACAACCTCAAGCCCGGCGACCGGCTCGCGCTGGGCGCCACCCGCAGCGGCCTGCTGAACTACGTTGCCGTCAAAGGGGGCTGGCAGGGCGAACGCTTCTGCAACAGCCGCTCCATGACGCCGCGAGAACAATTACCCGGCTTCACCCAACTGGAAAGCGACCAGGAGATCCCCTGCGCAGACGGTGCAACCGCCGCAGCCCATCAGACACCGGCCGGGTTCATTCCGGATTACGCCGAGCCGCTGACCCTGCGGGTGATTCCCGGCTATCAGTACGCCCGATTCAGCCTCTCGGCCCGCCATACTCTGGCCACACGCGCCTATGACATCACCCAACAGATTGACCGCATGGGCTACCGCCTAGCCGGTCCGGCGCTGGAGGTGCCGGACATCAAGCTCCTTTCTGAGGGCATCAGCCTGGGCGCCATCCAGGTCCCCGCCGACGGCCAACCCATCGTCCTGCTCAACGACCGCCAGACCATGGGCGGCTACCCCAAGATCGGCACCGTGGCGGCGCTGGATTGCAGCCGGCTGTGTCAGCGGGGTCCGGGTGCGGCGGTCAGGTTTCAGTTTGCCGAGCTGGCGAACGTACAGTGTGACAGGGCGTTGTTTGAGGCGTTTTTTGAGAGGACGGAATGGGTGGGGGTGGATCGGCTCAGGTGGCCATAG
- a CDS encoding CheR family methyltransferase: MKSEITPQEYDAFKTFLQDACGILLGENKQYLVKSRLRKILEENGFDTLGGLVKQLQRPRDPLRQVVIDAMTTNETLWFRDTHPFRILTERLLPELAEQKGGQPLRIWSAACSTGQEPYSIAMAIDEFRRLKPGKLRGDVKITATDISRSVLDVARKGEYEMLAIGRGLSPERQRNFFAPSPSGGWQIKPAIKSMVEFKELNLLERYMLGKFDLVFCRNVLIYFSADLKKDILTRMHGALSPGGYLILGASESLNGLPEYYEMVQCQPGIIYRAKKK; this comes from the coding sequence ATGAAATCAGAGATTACTCCCCAGGAATACGACGCCTTCAAGACTTTTTTGCAGGACGCCTGCGGCATACTGCTCGGTGAAAACAAGCAGTATCTGGTGAAGAGCCGGCTGCGCAAGATCCTGGAAGAAAACGGGTTTGATACGCTGGGAGGCCTGGTCAAACAGCTGCAACGACCGCGCGACCCGCTGCGTCAGGTGGTCATCGACGCCATGACCACCAACGAAACCCTCTGGTTTCGTGACACCCACCCGTTCCGCATCCTCACCGAACGACTGTTGCCGGAGCTGGCGGAGCAGAAGGGCGGCCAGCCTTTGCGCATCTGGTCCGCCGCCTGCTCGACCGGGCAGGAGCCGTACTCCATCGCCATGGCGATTGACGAGTTCCGCCGTCTCAAGCCGGGCAAACTGCGCGGTGACGTCAAAATCACCGCGACCGACATCTCCCGCAGCGTCCTCGACGTCGCCCGCAAGGGCGAGTACGAAATGCTCGCCATCGGCCGCGGCCTGTCCCCGGAACGCCAGCGCAACTTCTTCGCACCGTCCCCCAGCGGCGGCTGGCAGATCAAACCGGCCATCAAGAGCATGGTCGAGTTCAAGGAACTGAACCTGCTGGAGCGATACATGCTCGGCAAATTCGACCTCGTGTTCTGCCGCAACGTCCTGATCTATTTCTCCGCGGATCTCAAGAAAGACATCCTCACCCGCATGCACGGCGCCCTGAGCCCGGGCGGATACCTGATCCTGGGTGCTTCCGAATCCCTGAATGGATTGCCGGAGTACTACGAAATGGTCCAGTGCCAGCCGGGCATCATCTACCGCGCCAAGAAAAAGTGA
- the flgM gene encoding flagellar biosynthesis anti-sigma factor FlgM translates to MSVNFNGVGPGHVNTKTNQNVSEQSAPKSPSTPTEQARTQSSQPDSVSLSSQARDLKKLEEQMNSYPEVDDERVEQIKAALADGSYKVDAEKLAQKMLDMDQSIFG, encoded by the coding sequence ATGTCCGTTAATTTCAATGGCGTTGGCCCGGGGCACGTCAACACCAAGACCAACCAGAACGTATCTGAGCAGTCTGCGCCGAAAAGCCCCTCGACGCCGACCGAACAGGCTCGTACCCAAAGCTCCCAGCCCGACAGCGTCAGTCTGAGCAGCCAGGCCCGGGACCTGAAGAAGCTGGAAGAGCAGATGAACAGCTACCCGGAAGTCGACGACGAGCGTGTCGAGCAGATCAAGGCCGCCCTGGCTGACGGCAGCTATAAAGTGGATGCAGAGAAACTGGCCCAGAAAATGCTTGATATGGATCAAAGCATTTTTGGGTGA
- the pxpB gene encoding 5-oxoprolinase subunit PxpB encodes MIVEPVSENGVLIRFGETMDDALTPRILHVRNLIADRLGDWIVDQVPAYTTLLCLYDVQRVDFRRAVSAIQAIIDDLDSQPPADEQIGRDIELPVYYHPDVGLDLEALASNAGLAVDDVIQRHTGRSYRVFAMGFAPGFGFMGEVDPAIATPRKATPRQRVPAGSVGIANQQTAVYPSVSPGGWNLIGRCPTELFSLTALSLLQTGDRVRFRTITREEFIDLGGQL; translated from the coding sequence GTGATCGTCGAACCCGTATCCGAGAATGGCGTCCTGATCCGCTTCGGCGAGACAATGGACGACGCCCTGACGCCCCGTATCCTGCATGTGCGAAACCTCATCGCCGATCGCCTGGGCGACTGGATCGTCGACCAGGTGCCGGCCTACACCACCCTGCTCTGCCTGTACGACGTGCAACGCGTGGATTTCCGGCGGGCAGTTTCAGCCATCCAGGCGATCATTGATGACCTGGACAGCCAGCCACCGGCCGACGAGCAGATCGGCCGCGATATCGAGCTGCCGGTCTACTATCATCCGGACGTGGGCCTGGATCTGGAAGCACTGGCCAGCAACGCCGGCCTGGCCGTCGACGACGTCATCCAGCGCCATACAGGCCGCAGCTATCGCGTGTTTGCCATGGGCTTCGCCCCCGGGTTCGGCTTCATGGGCGAGGTGGACCCCGCCATCGCCACGCCGCGTAAAGCCACACCACGCCAGCGGGTGCCGGCGGGCAGCGTTGGCATCGCCAACCAGCAAACCGCGGTTTACCCATCGGTCTCCCCCGGCGGCTGGAACCTCATCGGCCGCTGCCCGACCGAACTGTTCTCGCTGACCGCCCTCTCCCTGCTCCAGACCGGCGATCGGGTCCGCTTCCGCACCATCACCCGAGAGGAGTTCATCGATCTGGGAGGGCAGCTATGA
- a CDS encoding methyl-accepting chemotaxis protein, whose translation MSLTVRMRLMVFSGFCLIALGGLAGLALSVVHEAKESTDRLVREEMADVWLLTDLDRSHRQLKDLAYKIKAQLLLWDEINAQFEQTSQAIREQWQQALDNPRMRGWAEENQADHDKVLELLKALKAPIDEQSYYSAGKVVDFQLYQAVDPMLKKIDEMRSAGRQVTDTGSDQLLTFLDQQQRFVLGGAAVALLVVMLLTYWLRRTVTTRLQVISEQLRAMESASDLSRTLPISGRDEVTSVAQAINGLLSKFREFVGDVTGSAVALRERSSNLDEQAEAVHSSTANTNRQIRDVVASMGAITASAGEIEQSARQTREQVEGAVRGNDDVQVQLRESEDAAEHAVEVIGRVAGAIEDLRGSSEKIEQVISVIAEIAEQTNLLALNAAIEAARAGEQGRGFAVVADEVRGLSRRTGESTDQIRQWVNELVEQVDHANGLLGETRQAGDSNRETLGTLKTHLGAMKQTFDDLMHFSNDVDQAILVQRDEIGRVGRRADALGESSQGLEEHAGKTKAVSDQLREQSSSLETLIARFQV comes from the coding sequence ATGAGCCTAACCGTCCGCATGCGCCTGATGGTGTTTTCCGGCTTCTGCCTCATCGCGTTGGGCGGTCTGGCGGGGCTGGCCCTGTCCGTGGTCCACGAAGCCAAGGAATCGACGGATCGGCTGGTGCGCGAGGAAATGGCCGACGTCTGGCTGCTGACCGACCTCGACCGGAGCCACCGGCAGCTCAAGGATCTGGCCTACAAGATCAAGGCACAGTTGCTGCTCTGGGATGAGATCAACGCCCAGTTCGAGCAAACGTCCCAGGCCATTCGGGAGCAATGGCAACAGGCACTCGACAACCCGCGTATGCGCGGCTGGGCTGAAGAGAACCAGGCTGACCACGACAAGGTCCTCGAGCTGTTAAAGGCTCTCAAGGCACCCATCGACGAGCAAAGCTACTATTCCGCAGGCAAGGTCGTGGACTTCCAGCTGTATCAGGCCGTTGACCCCATGCTGAAGAAGATTGACGAGATGCGCAGCGCTGGCCGCCAGGTGACCGACACCGGTTCCGACCAGCTGCTGACCTTCCTCGACCAGCAGCAGCGTTTCGTGTTGGGCGGTGCCGCGGTCGCATTGCTGGTGGTCATGCTGTTGACCTACTGGCTGCGGCGGACGGTGACCACTCGACTGCAGGTGATCTCCGAGCAGCTGCGGGCGATGGAGTCGGCCTCGGACCTGTCCCGCACCCTCCCAATCAGCGGGCGAGACGAAGTGACGTCGGTGGCCCAGGCCATCAACGGCCTGCTTTCCAAGTTCCGCGAGTTCGTGGGCGACGTCACGGGCTCCGCCGTAGCGCTGCGCGAGCGTTCGTCGAATCTGGATGAGCAGGCCGAAGCCGTGCATTCGTCCACCGCCAACACCAACCGGCAGATCCGCGACGTGGTCGCCTCCATGGGCGCCATCACCGCCAGTGCCGGGGAAATCGAACAGTCAGCCCGCCAGACGCGGGAGCAGGTGGAAGGCGCCGTGCGCGGCAACGACGATGTGCAGGTCCAGTTGCGGGAAAGCGAAGACGCCGCCGAGCACGCGGTCGAAGTGATCGGCCGGGTGGCCGGCGCCATCGAGGATCTGCGTGGCTCCAGCGAGAAGATCGAGCAGGTGATCAGCGTGATTGCGGAAATCGCCGAACAGACCAATCTGCTGGCCCTGAATGCCGCGATCGAAGCGGCGCGGGCCGGCGAGCAGGGGCGCGGTTTCGCGGTAGTGGCCGACGAAGTGCGCGGGCTGTCGCGACGCACCGGCGAATCCACGGATCAGATCCGGCAGTGGGTCAACGAGCTGGTGGAACAGGTGGATCACGCCAACGGGCTGCTGGGTGAGACCCGCCAGGCCGGCGACAGCAACCGGGAAACGCTGGGCACCCTCAAGACGCACCTGGGGGCCATGAAGCAGACGTTCGACGATCTCATGCATTTCAGTAACGACGTGGACCAGGCGATTCTCGTACAGCGGGATGAAATCGGTCGCGTCGGCCGGCGCGCGGATGCGCTGGGCGAGAGCTCCCAGGGACTGGAGGAACATGCGGGCAAGACCAAGGCGGTCAGCGACCAGCTGCGCGAGCAGTCGTCGTCGCTGGAAACGCTGATTGCCCGCTTCCAGGTCTGA
- a CDS encoding pilus assembly protein PilB, with product MNTRQAYQDKSRLGRLLVNRGYLSEGQLTQALETQRASGRLLGEVVVASGWLTHRELERVLRQQRRYRRTAAWFAVVTLPLQPVVTLAAVAPDRSEAAPVGQIMNPERGFQPLSDREMQAAAGQGSDTLKARIEAVANLGQAAQGEEVDAVEGLKLLAHTFVPVLNFLEADVTVSGVHYRPGSPRIRIQPDGGVRLALPERIERISLTDIRVTNGTGPTLGNIGLHDIRFSPDSKMTIYVRD from the coding sequence GTGAACACGAGGCAGGCTTATCAGGATAAATCCCGACTGGGTCGGCTGCTGGTCAATCGCGGATACCTCAGCGAAGGGCAGCTGACACAGGCGCTGGAAACGCAGCGCGCGTCCGGACGGTTACTGGGTGAGGTGGTGGTGGCGTCCGGCTGGCTGACGCACCGGGAACTGGAACGGGTCCTGCGGCAACAGCGCCGTTACCGGCGCACGGCCGCGTGGTTTGCGGTTGTCACCTTGCCGCTGCAGCCTGTGGTCACGCTTGCTGCAGTGGCGCCGGACCGTTCTGAAGCGGCGCCCGTCGGCCAGATCATGAACCCTGAGCGCGGCTTCCAGCCATTGAGCGACCGTGAAATGCAGGCTGCTGCCGGGCAGGGTAGCGACACCCTGAAGGCCCGGATCGAAGCCGTGGCCAACCTGGGGCAGGCCGCGCAGGGTGAGGAGGTGGATGCCGTCGAGGGTCTCAAGTTGCTGGCGCACACCTTCGTGCCGGTGTTGAATTTTCTTGAGGCTGACGTGACCGTCTCCGGCGTCCATTACCGGCCGGGCAGTCCGCGGATCCGGATTCAGCCGGATGGCGGGGTGCGCCTGGCACTGCCGGAGCGGATCGAGCGTATCAGTCTGACCGATATCCGGGTGACGAACGGAACCGGCCCCACGTTGGGCAACATCGGTCTGCACGACATCCGTTTTTCGCCGGACTCAAAGATGACGATCTACGTGCGCGACTGA
- a CDS encoding peptidylprolyl isomerase: MTAFRFILTLMLSLGGFGAAQAQNGEMPIVRLDTTEGVITLRLRPDVAPQTVDNFLQYVESGFYDGTVFHRVIPGFMVQGGGFTPDLQRKATRDPVANEASSTFGNVRGSVAMARTNDPDSATSQFFINLVDNEYLNKGVRGAGYTVFGTVIEGMGAVDAIASLPTERKGMMANAPTEPVIIRSATVVAAENAPE; this comes from the coding sequence GTGACCGCATTCCGCTTCATCCTGACCCTGATGCTGAGTCTCGGTGGTTTCGGTGCGGCCCAGGCGCAGAACGGCGAGATGCCGATTGTGCGGCTGGACACCACCGAGGGCGTGATTACTCTGCGCCTGCGTCCCGACGTGGCCCCACAGACCGTCGATAATTTCCTCCAATACGTTGAGTCCGGCTTCTACGACGGCACCGTTTTCCATCGTGTCATCCCCGGCTTCATGGTCCAGGGCGGCGGCTTCACACCGGACCTGCAGCGCAAGGCGACCCGCGATCCAGTGGCCAACGAGGCCAGCTCGACCTTCGGCAACGTGCGCGGCTCGGTTGCGATGGCCCGGACCAACGATCCCGATTCAGCCACCTCCCAGTTCTTCATCAACCTGGTCGACAACGAATACCTGAACAAAGGCGTTCGCGGCGCGGGCTACACCGTATTTGGCACGGTGATCGAAGGCATGGGCGCAGTCGACGCCATTGCTTCGCTCCCCACCGAGCGCAAGGGCATGATGGCGAATGCACCGACCGAGCCCGTCATCATCCGCTCCGCCACGGTGGTTGCTGCGGAGAACGCTCCGGAATGA
- a CDS encoding 5-oxoprolinase subunit PxpA, producing MDLRGENALKLNCDLGESYGAWQMGNDEAVMPLIDMANVACGFHASDPNIMVRTVQLAARHGVEIGAHPAYFDLYGFGRRSIPHTADEIHALIWYQVGALDGICRAHGQRIAYVKPHGALNNDMMQDPAILEAVMRAVHGYDPDLPLMIPVTRFHDSHRAVAREIGVPLLLEAFADRAYDNDGQLVSRKLDGAVHHDQTRIVDQARSFAERGGVFSVEQQWLDLPADSLCVHGDNPESLAAVKAIREALGQAA from the coding sequence ATGGATCTACGCGGGGAGAACGCTTTGAAACTGAACTGCGACCTGGGCGAAAGCTACGGGGCCTGGCAAATGGGTAACGACGAAGCGGTCATGCCGCTGATCGATATGGCCAATGTGGCCTGCGGCTTTCACGCGTCCGACCCCAACATCATGGTGCGCACCGTTCAACTGGCCGCGCGGCACGGGGTCGAGATCGGTGCCCACCCGGCCTACTTCGACCTCTATGGCTTTGGTCGTCGCTCCATCCCCCACACCGCGGACGAAATCCACGCCCTGATCTGGTATCAGGTCGGCGCGCTCGACGGCATCTGCCGCGCCCACGGTCAGAGGATCGCCTACGTCAAACCCCATGGCGCGCTCAACAACGACATGATGCAGGACCCGGCGATCCTCGAAGCGGTCATGCGCGCCGTGCACGGCTACGATCCCGACCTGCCGTTGATGATCCCCGTCACCCGCTTCCACGACAGCCATCGTGCCGTGGCGCGGGAGATTGGCGTGCCCTTGCTGCTGGAAGCCTTCGCCGACCGTGCCTACGACAACGACGGCCAGCTGGTGTCCCGTAAGCTGGACGGGGCGGTTCACCACGACCAGACCCGCATCGTCGACCAGGCGCGCAGCTTCGCCGAACGCGGCGGCGTCTTCAGCGTTGAGCAGCAGTGGCTCGACCTGCCCGCCGACAGCCTGTGCGTGCACGGCGATAACCCCGAATCCCTGGCGGCCGTGAAGGCCATCCGCGAGGCATTAGGCCAGGCCGCGTGA
- a CDS encoding bifunctional diguanylate cyclase/phosphodiesterase, protein MTLGDQARELQRIIDQQLVSTLFQPIVDCQSRTVLGYEVLSRGPSDSPLHGAPALFQAGEQCGQVIPLERACLIEAGQSCLRHGLDHLVFVNVSPGLLAPEAFTEDRLEAMLTAHGIQPDRIVIELSERYPIEDPARLRERLIALKQRGFLIAIDDLGTGYSGLKLWSEIQPDFVKIDRHFIRDVDRDLVKKEFVRSVINLCERLGCRLIAEGVETAAELSLLRSMGIHLIQGYLLGRPNPFPAANLDAMDESEVVRGNRDTSDAGYLGRFIEPLPPTATLGEAWHRLQASPSVFALPVVDGPRPLGLLHKWRVMEVFSTTYGRALNEKKPVLSLMSHDALVVEHDESLEAVSQSLLEDDLYYLKQHFIVTRDGNYMGLGSTRSLLKMLTRRRVEQARHANPLSQLPGNVMIQQEAELRLRRGEPFTCVYFDIDHFKPFNDLLGYSEGDAVILSLARQIGAVFDGDGDWVGHIGGDDFVVLCDQADVEARCRQVQALFVGDALGRYPEGVREARQITAQDRDGRERCFPLVSLSAGLIRASGERFASASELASRASMAKSGAKKAVDGLFWLGLCDGDELPARVTQEPAAQGMTAGGPQTARRWPAL, encoded by the coding sequence ATGACGCTTGGAGACCAGGCCCGCGAGCTACAGCGGATTATCGACCAGCAGCTGGTGTCCACCCTGTTCCAGCCGATTGTGGACTGCCAGAGTCGCACGGTGCTGGGGTATGAGGTGCTCAGTCGCGGGCCGTCCGACAGCCCGTTGCACGGCGCACCGGCGCTTTTCCAGGCGGGCGAGCAGTGTGGGCAGGTGATCCCGCTGGAACGGGCATGCCTGATCGAAGCGGGTCAGAGCTGCCTGCGTCACGGCCTCGATCACCTGGTGTTCGTGAACGTGTCGCCAGGGCTGCTGGCGCCCGAAGCGTTCACCGAAGACCGCCTGGAAGCAATGCTGACGGCCCATGGCATCCAGCCCGATCGGATCGTTATCGAACTGTCTGAACGTTATCCCATCGAAGACCCGGCCCGGCTCCGGGAGCGGCTGATCGCTCTTAAGCAGCGTGGCTTTCTGATTGCCATCGATGACCTGGGCACCGGCTACTCCGGGTTGAAGCTGTGGTCCGAAATTCAGCCGGATTTCGTTAAGATCGACCGGCATTTTATCCGCGATGTGGATCGCGACCTGGTGAAGAAAGAGTTCGTTCGCTCGGTTATCAACCTCTGTGAGCGTCTCGGCTGCCGGCTGATTGCCGAGGGCGTGGAAACCGCCGCCGAGCTATCTCTGCTGCGCTCCATGGGTATTCATTTGATTCAGGGGTACCTGCTGGGCCGGCCCAACCCGTTCCCGGCCGCGAATCTGGATGCCATGGACGAGAGCGAGGTGGTTCGCGGTAACCGGGACACCTCCGATGCCGGCTATCTGGGGCGATTCATCGAGCCGCTGCCGCCGACCGCGACATTGGGCGAAGCCTGGCATCGTTTGCAGGCGTCCCCGTCGGTGTTTGCCTTGCCGGTCGTGGACGGCCCGCGGCCGCTGGGGCTGTTGCACAAATGGCGGGTGATGGAGGTTTTCAGTACCACCTACGGTCGCGCCCTGAACGAGAAGAAACCGGTGTTGAGCCTGATGAGTCACGACGCGCTGGTGGTCGAGCACGACGAGTCGCTGGAAGCGGTCAGTCAGTCGCTGCTGGAAGACGATCTCTACTACCTGAAGCAGCACTTCATCGTGACCCGGGACGGCAACTACATGGGTCTGGGGTCGACGCGCTCGCTGCTCAAAATGCTCACCCGCCGCCGGGTGGAACAGGCCCGCCACGCCAACCCGCTGAGCCAGTTGCCGGGCAACGTGATGATCCAGCAGGAAGCGGAGCTGCGCCTGCGCCGCGGTGAGCCGTTCACCTGCGTCTACTTCGATATCGATCACTTCAAGCCGTTCAACGATCTGCTGGGCTACAGCGAGGGCGATGCCGTCATCCTGTCCCTGGCACGACAGATCGGCGCGGTGTTCGATGGCGACGGGGACTGGGTGGGGCACATCGGCGGCGACGATTTCGTTGTGCTCTGCGATCAGGCGGACGTGGAAGCGCGTTGTCGGCAGGTGCAGGCATTGTTCGTCGGCGATGCTCTGGGACGTTATCCCGAAGGGGTGCGTGAAGCGCGGCAGATTACCGCCCAGGACCGCGACGGCCGCGAACGCTGTTTTCCCCTGGTGTCGTTGTCCGCGGGGTTGATTCGGGCCAGTGGCGAACGTTTTGCCTCGGCTTCGGAACTGGCGTCCCGGGCGTCGATGGCGAAATCGGGCGCCAAGAAGGCGGTGGATGGGTTGTTCTGGCTGGGATTGTGCGACGGCGATGAGTTGCCGGCCCGTGTCACGCAGGAACCGGCGGCGCAGGGAATGACGGCGGGTGGTCCGCAGACCGCCCGCCGCTGGCCGGCGCTTTAG
- a CDS encoding flagella synthesis protein FlgN: MAAIDELKKLLREDIKQLEQLGGVLASEKSLLKSSDVDGLESVTQEKNRLLASVRERAKQKIHVLVQMGFNPRNGQPSTFIRSAGIEELTTLWQDAENRLKACQRLNQVNGRIIGHLQQRLGRLNEIFRGCSDQAKLYSSSGQSSAVSHKTVLASA, translated from the coding sequence ATGGCCGCCATTGATGAACTGAAGAAACTTCTGAGAGAAGACATCAAACAGCTTGAGCAGTTGGGAGGCGTTCTGGCTTCGGAGAAGTCGCTGCTCAAATCCTCCGATGTGGATGGCCTGGAAAGCGTGACCCAGGAGAAGAACCGGCTTCTCGCCTCCGTCCGCGAACGGGCCAAGCAAAAGATCCACGTTCTGGTCCAGATGGGCTTCAACCCGCGCAACGGACAACCGTCCACGTTCATCCGCAGCGCCGGCATCGAGGAACTGACCACGCTCTGGCAGGACGCGGAAAACCGTCTCAAGGCCTGCCAGCGCCTCAACCAGGTTAATGGCCGAATCATTGGACACCTGCAACAGCGCCTTGGCCGCCTGAATGAGATTTTCCGGGGCTGCTCGGACCAGGCCAAACTGTACAGCTCTTCCGGCCAGTCCTCAGCCGTCAGCCACAAGACGGTCCTGGCCAGCGCCTGA